In Theileria equi strain WA chromosome 4 map unlocalized gcontig_1105316255033, whole genome shotgun sequence, the following are encoded in one genomic region:
- a CDS encoding hypothetical protein (encoded by transcript BEWA_016340A) — MSRVNSSTTGRGVLVSKTFLKYSSSLMASSKGRISVVLDSDSVPVALSLGFSKGSSENFSSILESSNRPTGSDPSLGSSNAKGVEASGECSGSVDFGSSTLSTANSFLLDSSGVDTSTDSAGSSRETLCSVTLVSCSSSLCSSEGAENSFMERSLSSKYLLSTVFHTLPFFSKQKVSSPAPLV; from the coding sequence ATGTCAAGAGTAAACTCGTCGACCACTGGGAGGGGTGTCTTGGTCAGTAAAACTTTCCTAAAATATTCAAGTTCCCTCATGGCATCTTCAAAGGGCAGAATATCAGTAGTATTAGACTCGGATTCTGTTCCAGTTGCTCTATCACTTGGATTCTCCAAAGGGTCATCAGAGAACTTCAGTTCAATCTTGGAATCTTCTAATCGTCCCACAGGTTCTGATCCATCATTAGGTTCTTCAAATGCCAAAGGAGTAGAAGCTTCTGGTGAATGTTCTGGTTCAGTAGACTTTGGATCTTCTACCTTATCAACTGCCAATTCTTTCCTATTAGATTCTTCAGGGGTAGATACTTCTACAGACTCTGCAGGTTCCTCCAGAGAAACTCTTTGTTCAGTAACCTTAGTCTCTTGCTCGTCCTCCCTATGCTCTTCAGAAGGTGCAGAAAACTCCTTCATGGAGCGAAGCCTATCTTCGAAGTATCTCTTGTCCACAGTCTTCCACACactaccattcttttcaaaacaaaaggtcTCATCTCCGGCACCCCTTGTATAG
- a CDS encoding hypothetical protein (encoded by transcript BEWA_016350A), with amino-acid sequence MALSCNNSGGWEASHVNVDISETKANGAYSDSCGHSIRITMEEDNPSKGYKVYTHSFYGHTGAFYGIKYTANAQKLPGIQTYYGKGVYVYYLSYDCGNKIPLMLGLRSLVSTTEYYKRSDYFSTPKNWTRETSIKNNGDGLVAALEIISKTLKEVIILNLDETEDQSTYYVDGSNSPPGVNDDVIICVSSLIYQNSYQQYKHSLQNNSTFRPLSTIYKGESVQFDDPNIYTFQCSSASLYYWVSNHPNSRPLLLELVPKSGTCKYYRLGTTLDGKIWKLDKRIATQNLKEELDTLNYADTMTHQIDITKNTTCSYKCFTTGCNVSINATHSSREHYSQTIQSVETGYIYQFSAGAINQGGIRSQYGVALVYIFHYPKGDDGVPLLIHLPDTSAWYARVKTKSSSWTSVSQNIPKDPSDEPRILDILKEVYSPKVTIKADFSGMTKSTYKTDGQIICVTSEKVLVEGMETGFYSFSHKRYGGLFIVKDVIHGVKPLEGIESEDVLRKVTMFYLGQDTLDFEKLLLVELRLSGGTTFKYFCRDEKGADRWTDCSMEDDKQLDGKPLQEKLEELRDLHFSPSPKEQPAPPRELPLEPAEEEPSKQEPPQHIPEPDPKEEELPKEEHRNETTLVKNGPTTVPPTSKTPKHSSGHNAGSIFAGVFFGLLFACIITHESITFRRNPSKSITVKLMEKAKRFSYHLLKRE; translated from the coding sequence ATGGCGCTAAGTTGTAACAACAGCGGCGGCTGGGAAGCTTCACATGTCAATGTAGACATCAGTGAAACAAAGGCAAACGGTGCATACAGTGACTCTTGTGGTCACTCAATAAGGATTACCATGGAGGAAGATAATCCTTCAAAGGGTTACAAGGTATACACTCACTCCTTTTACGGGCATACTGGAGCATTCTATGGCATAAAGTATACCGCAAATGCCCAGAAACTACCCGGCATCCAAACGTATTACGGTAAGGGAGTTTATGTATACTACTTGTCCTATGATTGCGGAAATAAGATACCATTAATGCTTGGGCTAAGATCACTTGTTTCTACCACCGAGTATTATAAAAGAAGCGACTATTTTTCCACTCCAAAAAACTGGACAAGGGAGACTTCCATAAAGAATAACGGAGATGGACTGGTAGCAGCGCTTGAAATCATCAGTAAGACTCTAAAAGAAGTCATTATTCTGAATCTTGACGAGACTGAAGATCAATCCACCTACTACGTCGATGGAAGTAATTCACCCCCAGGGGTCAATGATGATGTGATTATTTGCGTATCATCACTTATCTACCAAAATTCCTACCAACAGTACAAACATTCCCTCCAAAATAATTCTACATTTAGGCCTTTATCAACCATATACAAGGGAGAAAGTGTCCAATTCGATGATCCAAATATATACACCTTCCAGTGTTCCAGTGCCTCTCTCTACTACTGGGTCAGTAACCACCCAAATTCAAGACCTCTGCTTCTCGAACTTGTTCCAAAGAGTGGAACATGCAAATACTATAGACTTGGTACCACTTTAGACGGCAAAATATGGAAACTTGACAAGCGGATAGCGACTCAGAATCTCAAGGAGGAACTTGATACTCTAAACTATGCGGATACCATGACCCATCAAATTGACATTACAAAGAATACCACATGCAGTTACAAATGTTTTACGACAGGGTGTAATGTCAGCATCAATGCAACGCATAGTTCCCGTGAACACTATTCTCAAACCATACAGTCCGTAGAGACCGGATACATTTACCAATTCAGCGCAGGAGCCATAAATCAGGGTGGAATTCGCTCTCAATACGGTGTGGCTCTGGTATATATTTTTCACTATCCCAAGGGAGATGATGGAGTACCGCTATTGATACACCTTCCCGATACATCCGCCTGGTATGCACGAGTAAAGACCAAATCGAGTTCATGGACATCAGTGTCTCAAAATATACCAAAGGACCCCTCTGACGAACCTAGAATCCTGGATATCCTCAAGGAAGTTTACTCTCCAAAAGTTACCATAAAAGCAGACTTTTCTGGGATGACTAAAAGTACCTACAAAACAGATGGCCAGATCATCTGCGTTACTAGTGAAAAAGTTTTGGTGGAAGGCATGGAAACTGGATTCTACAGCTTTTCTCACAAAAGATATGGCGGTCTATTTATAGTCAAGGATGTTATACATGGAGTAAAACCGTTGGAAGGGAtagaatctgaagatgTCCTGAGAAAAGTCACCATGTTTTATCTTGGACAAGATACTTTAGACTTTGAAAAGCTTCTCCTTGTTGAACTGAGATTAAGTGGCGGTACCACATTCAAGTACTTTTGCAGAGATGAGAAGGGTGCAGATAGATGGACAGATTGTTCTATGGAAGACGATAAACAACTCGATGGAAAACCCCTTCAGGAGAAACTTGAAGAACTCAGGGATCTACACTTTTCACCTTCACCAAAAGAACAACCAGCTCCACCAAGAGAACTTCCACTCGAACCTGCGGAAGAAGAGCCATCGAAACAAGAGCCTCCGCAGCATATACCCGAACCAGATCCAAAAGAGGAGGAGCTGCCAAAAGAAGAACATCGTAACGAGACTACACTTGTCAAGAATGGACCCACTACAGTCCCACCAACTTCCAAAACCCCTAAGCATTCTTCGGGTCACAACGCGGGATCCATATTTGCGGGAGTCTTTTTTGGACTTTTGTTTGCGTGCATTATAACTCACGAGAGCATAACCTTTCGTAGAAATCCATCAAAAAGCATAACAGTAAAGTTGATGGAGAAGGCCAAGAGGTTTAGCTACCATCTTCTCAAAAGGGAATAA